One segment of Stappia sp. 28M-7 DNA contains the following:
- a CDS encoding response regulator, with the protein MLLDLSAVSVLVIDDNSHMRSLFRAILNGFGIRRISDASDGADGLAVTLERKPDVVICDWVMSPLNGAEFLSILRSDTDTGVATTPVIMVSADARKPVVLKAVELGIHEFLAKPVSPAMLYQRLQRVLTEHRPFVRAVDRLRPAPRGSYEPSAMPAPEVAAAALKAQRSAGGQGTVYL; encoded by the coding sequence ATGTTACTCGACCTTTCAGCAGTGTCGGTTTTGGTTATCGACGACAACTCGCATATGCGCAGCCTGTTCAGGGCGATCCTGAACGGGTTCGGCATTCGGCGTATCTCGGATGCGTCGGACGGAGCGGACGGTCTGGCGGTAACGCTGGAGCGAAAGCCCGATGTCGTCATCTGCGACTGGGTGATGTCGCCGCTCAACGGTGCGGAGTTTCTTTCGATCCTGCGCAGCGACACCGATACGGGCGTGGCCACCACGCCGGTGATCATGGTGAGCGCGGATGCGCGCAAGCCCGTTGTTCTCAAGGCAGTGGAGCTCGGCATCCACGAATTCCTGGCAAAACCGGTTTCGCCGGCCATGCTCTACCAGCGCCTGCAGCGGGTCTTGACCGAGCACAGGCCGTTCGTGCGGGCGGTGGACCGGTTGCGGCCGGCCCCAAGAGGCAGCTATGAGCCGTCGGCAATGCCGGCGCCGGAAGTGGCGGCGGCAGCCTTGAAGGCGCAGCGCTCCGCCGGCGGGCAGGGCACTGTCTACCTGTAG